Genomic segment of Saccopteryx bilineata isolate mSacBil1 chromosome 9, mSacBil1_pri_phased_curated, whole genome shotgun sequence:
CCCGCCCGGGACTTGGAGGCAGCTCTggagacggggggtggggggcgggtaGAGAAGAGGGCGGGCCTCGCCGGAGCGGAGAAAAGCATTCTCTGGTAAGCACAAGGCCTGGGAGGAGTTAGAAGGCGAGgagtgaggaggagaggagagagaagaggcggAGCTGGGGGACCTAAACAGTTAAAGAGGAAAAGGGGGCTAGCGGCTGGCAGACGGTGGTGAGGTAGTGCAGAGTGTGGGAAGTCAGGGCTGATACTCCGCGGCCGGTGAGGGCAAAGGGACTTTCCCCCTCAATCCTCAGATGCTCATAGTCAGGGATTCTCTACTGTGACATTCTGCCGAAGGGCCGTTCAGCGGAACCCGGCGCAACTGTCTCTGCGCCTCACCCTCCCTTCCCGGGGGTGGCAggaggcagggggcggggccggaGGAAGAGTTGGAGTGTCGGCACTCCGCACCCCTCGGGTCCCTGCCCTACAGTCCAGCTGCTGGAGCAGAGGGACGCAGCGGGGCTCACCTCGGGGGCTCCTTGCCCACTGTGCGCGGAGGTCCAGGCTGAGGTGCAGATCTGGAACCCCTGGCACCCCTCTCCCGCGGGGCCTAGGGAAAGCGGCAGCTGCGCGCCCCCTCccggggggaggagagggggttcAGACCCGTTGGGTCCTAACTGGGGCGGGGGACAGAAAGCCATCTCCTTTCACAGAGCACCCATTGTCCGCAGGGTTTTGGCCAGGACGCTCTTCGCACCGAGACCCCTTTCTGGGATTTTGAGCTCTGGTGCAACTGGGAAGGAGACCCCCCGCCGGGCcgcgccccgcccccggcccccgcCCGCCGACGTCGTATTAGCATGAGCGACGCAAGTGGCCGGGGCACCACTCGGGGGCCGAGACTCGCCGCGTCACAGCCCGGagtggaaagggaaaaaagaggagGCGGCAGAGGAGGAGGCCAGAGCCGGTGCTAGGGAGGGGAGAGCGGCTGCAGGGCTAGCAGCCGGCGGGCGGCCGACACCGCCATGCCCCTCGGCTCCCGCGGGCGGTCTCTCGGCGCAGCGGGGGAGCTCCAGGCGTGCCCGAGGCTCCGTGCGCTCAGTCTCCGTCCCCGACCCCTCGGTGCACCCGCCTGCCCTGATCACCCCTGAGCTGGGCGGCGGCGGGTCTGGAGCTCCGCTTCGAACAGCTGCGGCGCCTCGCGAAGCAGGGTCCTTGTCTTTCCCTGTGCGCCGGGCCATGAGCCCCGCAGCCACCTGAGGCACAGGGGGCGCTGCGCCGCACGGACCGCGCCCCCGACGTTCCCAGCCCTCGTCTCTGCACTGCAGGGAGTCCGCGTCCGGCCCCGGCGGACGTGTGCTCGGAAGAGCGACCGGGTGGGGCAATGGAACCGGCGGGCCAGGCCCGAGAGGCAGCCGCCAAGCTGTCGGAGGCGGTGGGGGCCGTGCTCCGGGAGCCCAGGCGGCAGCGGCGCCTGCTGCTGGTCATCGTGTGCGTGGCGCTGTTCCTGGACAACATGCTGTACATGGTCATCGTGCCCATTGTGCCCGACTACATCGCCCACATGCGCGGGGCCAGCGAAAGTCCCACCCCGACTCCGGATGTGTGGATGCCCACCCTGCCGCCGCCCACGCCAGCCAATGCCAGTGCCTACACGGTCAACAGCTCCGAGTCTCCGACGGCTTCCCTGCCGCCCGGGTCTGCCCTGCGGCCCCGCTACCCTACGGAGAGCGAAGACGTGAAGATCGGGGTGCTTTTCGCCTCCAAGGCCATCCTGCAGCTTCTGGTGAACCCCCTGAGCGGGCCCTTCATCGATCGCATGAGCTACGACGTGCCGCTGCTCATCGGCCTGGGCGTCATGTTCTCTTCCACCGTGCTCTTTGCCTTTGCGGAGGACTACGCCACGCTCTTCGCGGCGCGCAGCCTGCAAGGCCTGGGCTCAGCCTTCGCAGATACTTCCGGCATCGCGATGATAGCGGACAAGTATCCGGAGGAGCCCGAGCGCAGTCGCGCGTTGGGCGTGGCGCTGGCCTTTATCAGCTTTGGAAGCCTAGTGGCACCGCCCTTTGGGGGCATCCTCTACGAGTTCGCAGGCAAGCGCGTGCCCTTTCTGGTGCTCGCCGCCGTGTCGCTGCTCGACGCTCTGTTGCTGTTGGCAGTGGCCAAGCCCTTCTCGGCCGCTGCGCGGGCGAGGGCCAACCTGCCGGTGGGCACGCCCATCCACCGCCTCATGCTGGACCCCTACATCGCTGTGGTGGCCGGCGCGCTCACCACTTGCAACATCCCTCTCGCCTTCCTTGAACCCACCATCGCCACGTGGATGAAGCACACGATGGCAGCGTCGGAATGGGAGATGGGCATGGTCTGGCTGCCGGCCTTTGTGCCTCACGTGCTAGGCGTCTACCTCACCGTGCGCCTGGCGGCGCGCTACCCACACCTGCAGTGGCTCTATGGCGCGTTCGGGCTGGCAATGATCGGTGTCAGCTCGTGCGTGGTGCCTGCCTGTCATTCTTTTGCGCCACTAGTGGTCTCactttgtggcctctgcttcgGCATTGCGCTGGTCGACACGGCTCTGCTACCCACACTCGCCTTTCTTGTGGACGTGCGCCACGTTTCCGTCTACGGAAGCGTCTACGCCATCGCCGACATCTCCTATTCCGTGGCCTATGCGCTCGGGCCCATAGTGGCGGGCCACATAGTGCACTCGCTCGGGTTTGCGCAGCTTAGCCTTGGCATGGGCTTGGCCAACCTGCTTTACGCGcctgtcctgctgctgctgcgCAACGTGGGCCTCCTGACACGCTCCCGCTCTGAGCGCGACGTGCTGCTAGATGAGCCATCACAGGGTCTGTACGATGCGGTGCGTCTGCGTGAGCGCGAGCGCACTGTGTCTGACCAGGACCACGCGCTTCGCAGCCCGCCTGACCCATTTGACGAGGACGAGGACGACTCCAAGGACTACCCCACCCGAAGCTAACAGCCTGGCTCACCCTCCAgccaccccaccctcccctctctccggGTCACGGGGACTGCTCTGTGAGCGCACTGGCCAGcccaggttcaggaccctcccctccaaCGAGTATCCGGGCACCAGCCCCTGTCTTGACTTCCTCTGCCCGAGTTCCTTCTCCAAGACCCTTtctgtgtccctctccctctTATCCAGTGGGCTGTGGAACACCGAGGCACGCAAAGTGACGGCTCCTGGCACAGAAAAAGAGGCGTGCGGGCTTCTACCTTGGGGCCACTCTGTGTAGGGTTGTGCCTCTGTCTGTCCTCCCTTCCGTTCCTTGGCCCGCTGCACAGCGGTGTCTCTGGCCCGCATTAATAAACCATATCTGTCCCAGACTGAGTCTCGTTACTGATAAGGGTGGACGGCTGAGCTCAGAGCCAGGATAGAGAGGAGGGTGAGTTGGGTCTAACCCCAATCTAACTCTCAGCCCGGCGGGCAGGTGGAGAGACTGTAGCTGTTTTGCTACCAGTTAAGGAGACACGTACGAAAGACGTAAACTCAACAAGGGCCCTCACCCACGGACACCCTAGGGCTCACAACCTCCTCAGCCCGCGACAGCACGGTCCCCCAGGCCCAGCGCAGTGCCCCCGTGGTGCCGCCCGGGGGAGCCTGAGGACCCACTCCCTCGGGTGCGCAGGCCCCGCCCCTAGGACACGCCCAGTATCAGACACTTACCTCTGAGGCGCAGAGGCTGACCTTCCCTTGGAGCCCTGCATCCTCTCCCGTCTAGGCTCCGAAAAGAAGTAAGGGCCGCTGTCCTGCGCAGAGGTTCGATCTCTGGAAGCATGCGTGATGTGTGTGTTCCTTAGGAAGCCGGGCTCTATTCTGTGAAGAGTGGGAAAACATTGGTCGGTGTGTTTTGCTGTGTCCTTGCCATGCAGGTCTGAGTCGGGACTGGAAAGGGTGCAAGTCTGAGATCTGGTGTCAATCCCCTACACCTCTCCACCCTCACCCGGTCCTCACTGGACCACCTTACACACGGGTCCCCAGGAATCCTGGGCGTGCGTTTGTGCGACACTCAGTTCTGAAGCCGGTGGCCTGCTTCAGGCCGCAGTGTCCTCACATTCCAGGGCGCGGAGAGGCCGCGGGAGTGAAGAATACATATGCGCTAGACAACGCTGGTGGGGACCTGCAGGACGGGTGTGCGCGCAGTCTGTCCTGGGTGTGCATGTCCGGCTATGTGCGTTCGTCTGGGCAGGGTCTGTCTGTATGTCCGTGTGTAAGAATTTGTATGTGGGGTGGAGGAGAAGTGCTTTGTCTGGAAGGAGTGTCTGTCTCTGGCTTGTCTCTGAGCATCCCCAAAAGTGCCAGCAGGGTGGGAAGGACCTGCAGTGATTAACAAACAGGTTGTTGTCGTTCttattgctgttgttgttgttattttggaAGAAGTTGTATGTAGTAGGGTTTGAGTCTGGCCTAGACGGTGGGGAGGACACAGGTTTACCCGATCCAACCCTCCCCTGGGTTCTGCAGACGCAGACGCAGCTAGGATAAGGGAGGGGTTGGGTGAGCGCGGGGACTGGAGATGGCCGAGCTGGGGGCGATGAGCACGGGTGGAGCAATGTTCCGCACCTCTGCTCAGTCCTGGGTTCTGCTGCCCTTGAACAAACTGATCCGGGTGGAGGGGGGACGGGAGGCCGAAACGTGGGACCCCGGAAGGCTGTGGGGGGGACGGGAGGCCGAAACATGGGACCCCGGAAGGCTGTGGGGGGACGGGAGGCCGAAACGTGGGACCCCGGAAGGCTCCGGGGAGTAGGGAGGCGAAGGAGAAAAGACGGAGAGGTAGAGAGACCggcggggggggaggggctggggaagggagggaaagaagggaggggagggaggaggaactgGAGGAGGAAAGGACAGGCGCGGCCAGATCGCTGGCAGCCAGTAGGGAGCCCGCGGGACAAGACAAAGTCGTCGGAGGCTCTCCCGTAGCCCGAGGCGGCCGCCCCCACCCGGGCTCTGCCGAAGCGCCCGCAGATccctcccgctcgccctgccgcccCCGGTCCGATTCCCGCGGCGCAGCGGCGGCCGAGCGGCGCGGCCAGAGGAGCAGGTGAGAAGGAAGGGCGGGCTGCGCGCAGCGCGGGGAGCAGAGGGAGGCTCCGGACAATGACCGCACCAGGACCGCAGACCACAGGACCCTCGGAGTCTTCCAGGTCCTGAACGGGAGAGGCCGTCGCGGGCCCGCTGGTAGGTTGAGGGATTCGGTTCTGGTGATTAACCTCGCAGAGTGGAGGTAGGGGACCGGGGGCGGGACGACGAGACGTTAAGGGGAACGGGCTTGGAGAGGCTTGACTCCGCGGATCCACGTGCGTTTTCTCACTTCTTCTGGACGTCCACCAGCTGAGTGCCAAGGTCTGCACTTTCTGTGCCCAGTCGGGGGGTCTGCGGGGTCTCACCCCCACCACCCTGAAGTGCCAGCGGGCACGGGGCCTCCTGCTCTGGAAGaggcaggaggtggggagagggcgaCGGTAGCGAGTCTGAGCTATGTCTGGGGGACTCCCTGGAGAGTGTGGACAGCCTGTGGTGCCGCGACTGAGCTGAGATTGGGACTCCAGGGCAGAACAGAGATCTCCGTGGGAAGCCTTTGGAAGCCAGGCCAGCGGCAGGTCGGCACCCGGCAGACAGAGGGTACATACACACATGCGCTATAGGCGCCGGCCAAACCACAGAAAGAGCAGCTAACTCAGGGACAAGGCTTTCCCCTGTGGGTCCCAGGAAACCGTGCACCTCTCCTGGAAACGTGGAGTCTGAGGTTTGACTAGTATCTTTCAGCTATGGCGCTGGCCCGCGGCCAGAGCAAGAGGAGGCATGGGCTTCACTGTCTCTAGGGCCTTATTAATCTGACCTTATCCTTCTTTGCCTCCTCAAAACCCAGCCGCGGTGAGGGTGGGCCCTCACCTGGACACTATGGCTTCTCACAGTGATTGGGGCAGCCCTTATGCTCCGTGGCGCTGGCAGGTCTGAGGACTACCTAGTTCAGAGTGCTATGGTGTGGTGTTTGCCAGGACTCTATATTTTCTGCCCAGCACTTCCAGGCAGCCCCAGGCTCCTCCACCACTGGACCAGGTTCATCCATCTTTCTGGATGCTCTGTTGTTGAATCAGCtgtgcccctgcccagcccccacctgAACTGGGCCTGCCTGGGGTGCAGTGGGATAGTGTAGATGGGCTAAGCATCAGCTGTGAGCTCTTGGGAATGAATAGAAGATGGGTGAGTAGAaagcatgtctgtgtgtctttgCAGGCTTACAGTTAGCCTAGAGGGATCTCTGAGGGTTGAGGTTGGACCCCACAAGCCTTAAAAACTGGACTTTGCCCCTCCTTGGTCTGGCTCACTTCTACTGCCCCTTCAAAATTAATTCACTACTCTCCAGGTGACCCCTAGGGGACTGGGCTCTCAGATGACCCCTAGGGGACTGGGCTGCCCAGGTTCCCTGTACCACCTCCCTCAGCATCCCCATGCCACCTACACTGGGAACCTGCAGACTAGAGACTGTTTAAGTCACAACCCACCCAGCAGGCACCAGGGTCTTCCTTGCCTTGGCCATAGGCTAGGCTCCCAATCAGCCCCAAGAGCCTCTTGTAACCCAGGGCCATGGAGGACcttgcattcattcaacaatgtCTTCATCCAGGCATGCACTGAGGCATGCACTTGCTCACTGTCTCAGCTCCCCACACTAATCTTGCTCAATACCAAGCAGCTACCAGGTCCCGGAGGTGAAGCACTGAGCATGGCAGGCATGGTCTTGACCTGGAGAAGCTCACACTTGGAAAAGAGATTTTAATCTGCAAATCACACATCTATTGGGCCCcagacagaaacaaaacaagtgGTCTGCCTATGACCCTTTGTGGACAAGAAGCGGGCAAACCCATCCCTGTTTCCTCCCACACTGCCCTGGGGTGGTCAACTGGGCCTGTGAGACAGCAGTCTGATGAAGCAGGTACCAGCTAGAGCCTCACTTCAGCCCCTCCTCTTATTTGAGGACTCAGAGAGGACACTGTGGTCAAGGGGGATGATCTAGAGGTGAGGGGATTGAGGCCAGTCTTACAATGAGACTCGTGTACACTGTACATGAGTAGCCAGCTGTGGCCTCCTTACAGGGTGTAGGAGGGTATCAGACTATGGGAGGTGAAGGGTCTATGGCAGGTCTATGCAGTTGTTGTGTTGATGCCTCTCTACCTTTTGGTCTCCAGATCTGTACTTCTGCTTCCTCAACCAGGAATCACCAAGATGTCCATCCTGAAAAGAGCCCCCTATAAGACGACAGCAGAATCTCTGAGCAGTGAGGAGGAGCCTGTGAGTGACTTTTAGAGCCCTCTCTTATCCCTACTTTTCACACTCACATACCCTTGGCTTCCAGAACAGTCCTGAGTGGGACTTGCCCCCAACCCTTTCCTGGCCCCCAACCCTGTCCTCTCCTGGGTGTGAGGCCCAGGCTGCAGCCCTGCCCTGTTGAGGAGCCTAGGAGGGTTCAGGGTTGCTAGGCGTGGCTTCAAGGGGTGCTAAAGGAATGCTGACAGTCATATTTCCCAACTCCCAAGTCCAAGGGTCAGATACTCTTTTTTCTCCCAGaacttccccccaccccaagttCTGCTTTCAATGGCTTTGAACCCAGTGGAGTTGGCTTAGGTAAGCCTGTCACACCCCAGCCCGAGTTGCTGTCACTAGTTCAGCCCTGAAGGCTTAGGTACCATTTTCTCCACTGGCTCAAGACAAGCCACTCCTTTTTGAGCAGGCATCCTCGCTCCCACCCCACTCACCTTCCCGAGTGATAGAGCAGCACACCTGACCACCACATTGTTGCAAGGTTGGTCTCTCTGCCATACTTGTTTCTTGGCACCTCCTGGATACCCGTAGCACTCACTCTCCACCCCGAGCTTCATTTGAAACCCTGATCAGAATTTTCTAGCTTCTCCCTATGAAGTTGCTCACCACATTGTCCCGTTCATGGCAGCTGACACTGCTGCTTCTGTTCTTTGGCATGTCCCTGTCTTCGGACGTTGTCTGCTTTGTTTCTCCATTGAACCTTTGTTCACCCCAGGGTCTAACTCACATTAACTGCCAAGGTAATGAGATGATATCCTCATGGACCAAAAATCTTCATTAGTACAAGTTTCTGCCTCTGTTCCCATTGTGGGCCAGAAGCCCATGAGAGTCTAGGAGGAGCCCCAAGGGGCTGAGACATTCTAGCAGAGATTTCTTATCTCATTCCTTTTAATCAACTGCCTATGATCCAGGCTGAGTCCCAGGGAACTGCCAAGGCCCCAAAGAAGGGTGGCTTGTTCATAGCAGAGGCTCCAG
This window contains:
- the SLC18A3 gene encoding vesicular acetylcholine transporter, with amino-acid sequence MEPAGQAREAAAKLSEAVGAVLREPRRQRRLLLVIVCVALFLDNMLYMVIVPIVPDYIAHMRGASESPTPTPDVWMPTLPPPTPANASAYTVNSSESPTASLPPGSALRPRYPTESEDVKIGVLFASKAILQLLVNPLSGPFIDRMSYDVPLLIGLGVMFSSTVLFAFAEDYATLFAARSLQGLGSAFADTSGIAMIADKYPEEPERSRALGVALAFISFGSLVAPPFGGILYEFAGKRVPFLVLAAVSLLDALLLLAVAKPFSAAARARANLPVGTPIHRLMLDPYIAVVAGALTTCNIPLAFLEPTIATWMKHTMAASEWEMGMVWLPAFVPHVLGVYLTVRLAARYPHLQWLYGAFGLAMIGVSSCVVPACHSFAPLVVSLCGLCFGIALVDTALLPTLAFLVDVRHVSVYGSVYAIADISYSVAYALGPIVAGHIVHSLGFAQLSLGMGLANLLYAPVLLLLRNVGLLTRSRSERDVLLDEPSQGLYDAVRLRERERTVSDQDHALRSPPDPFDEDEDDSKDYPTRS